The Salinirubrum litoreum genome segment AGGAAGACGTTCGTCAGGCCGGCCGCGGAGGCACCGCCGAGGCTTCCGATCGTACCGATCTCGTAGTCGACCTGCTCCTCGAAGGCCAGCACGTCGTTACCGTTGACCGAGATGGACTCGTCGGCGTCGAGCGAGAGCAGTTGGATCTCCTTGCCCTGGTCGGCGAGGTAGACGCTCCCCTGTCCACTCACCTCCATGACCGGGGTCCCTTCGCTGGTGGCCTTCGACTTGATGTAGCCCGTCAGACCGCCCTCGGCGTTGCTCTTGCCGGCGAAGGAGAGGTCGCCGTCGAAGGCGACCATCGACCCGGCCTTGGCGAGCACGGTCCCGTCGACGTTCACGTCGAGGAGTTTGCCGTTCTCTAACTGGAAGCTGTCCTGGTCGTCTTTCGGTGCGTTCGTCTCGACGAATTCGTCTACGTCCATTGTGTCACGAGTCGCGGGGACTCGGGCGTGGGTTCTGCCCGATCGGTGATATAGTTGCGGGCCGGACCGGCCGACGTCTCGTCGCGTTCCCCGTGGTTGTGTCTCTCGTACCCGGCGTGGCCGTGACGAGAGCGTGCTCGGTGCCAGTACCCTTCCGACGAGCACACCGGTCGGCCGGACTGGTCTCGCTCCCGACAGTGGCCGCGATGGAGACAGCACCTCGGCGACCGAAGCGACCTGACGGCTACGAGTGGACAGAAAACCGGGGCTGGAGCGTCTGCGTCGCAGGGCCCGCGAGTGGGCGAGTGGGCGGTTCAGCGATTTCGGGGGGTGTTGAACTCGCTCCCGAGGCGGGTGAGGTAGACGAGGAGGACGGCCCCCAGAATCGCCGCGCCGACGGTGGCGACGGCGATCTGGAGCAGGCTCCCGCCGACGAAGAAGGCGACGAAGGTGCCCGAGAGCGCGACCGTGACGACGAACCCGGCCTTCAGTTGGTTGCTCGCGGTCGCACGCTCGGCGTCGTTCATGCTCGGGCCGACCATCAGTCGTCGCCTCCGGTCTCGACCGGGGCGCTGACGTGCATCCCGACGAACAGCCACTCGTCGCTCCTGCGTTCGAGGGTGCCGGACCAGCGCGTCTCGAAGTCGTAGTCGGTGCCGCGCTGGGTCCACGACATCCGGACTTCGTCCGAGAACCAGCCCCAGTCGTCGCGCTCGGTGACCCTGAGGTCGTGGCTCTCGACGGTCCAGTCGTCGGTGACCCGACTCTGTTCCCGCAGGCCTTCGGCGATCTCGTCGTAGCCGTCGAGTCGTTCGCCGACGCCGAACTTCACCACGTCCGGGCGCTCGGCGAAGTACGGGGCGAGTGGTTCGCCGCGCCTGAGAGCCTCGTAGTAGTCTCTGACCATCGCCTCTGCGCTCATACATGATTCGAGGGGCTGGAGGGATTTGAACGTACCCGAACGCGTCGGCTGGTGTGACCGGAGCGACCGAAGCGATCGGCGAGGGCACAGACGGTTCCGGCGCGCGCGACTTCGACGCGCGCGAGGGAGGGTTCCGGGCGGTGCCGAGCGGAACCCGAGGTTGGGGAGGAGCGCGGTGCTGTCGTGGTTGCGGTCGCTGTGCAGTGCTGTCGCGGTCGCTGTGCAGTGCTGTCGCGGTCTGCGGTTCCGTGCGTACTCCCAGGTGCGGTCGCGGTGTGGTCGGTGTCGCGGTCTGCGGTCGCGGTGCCGTATCTGTCGCGGCCGCAGTCCTCGGTGTAGTAGCCATCACAGTCGGAGACACACCGGGAGTAGTTCACCGCGATTCACACGAAGACGGTATCACGCGTACGTATCGTCAGCCGTGCGTCTGCCGATGGCAGAGGCTTTTTGCTGTCGCCACGTGAGCCACGAGTATGAGCGACTTCAACCTCGACCTGCGGAACGCCGAGGCCCACCTCGACGAGGAGGAGGGCCTGTCGGCGGACGTGGTCCTCGGGGTCCTCGACGGGACCGACGATCCAGAGGAGTGGATCGACGAAGTGAAATCGGGCAACGTGCTCGTGTTGTCGGTGCAGGGCGACCTCAACAAACTCGCCGCCGGGTTCGCCCGCGACATCAAAGACATGGGCGGCGAACTGATGCACTTCCGTCAGTTCCTCGTCGTCTCGCCGCCGGGTATCGACATCGACACCGACCGCCTGTAGTGGACCGGAGTCACTCGTCCGACGACGACAGTCCCACCGACTCGTCGACTTCCGGTTCGTCCGCCTCGGAGAACACCGACACGTCGACCGATTCCACCGCGTCCGATACCGATCAGTCACCCGTCATCAGCCACGGCCGACGCACCCTGGTCGCTCGCGTCCGGCGGTGGTTCCTGCTGACCGGCGACCGGTGGTACGTCACCGCCGTGATTCTCCTCGCCATCTTCGTCGGACTCGGACCGGTCGGCCACGCCCTCGTGCCGGTCGGTCCCGACACCTTCGGCCCGAACGCGGTCCGGCCGCTGTTGACGACACTGCTCAGTGGCTCGTTTCTGCTCGTCTCTATCGTCGTCTCGATCAACTCGCTGTTCGTCTCACAGGAGCAGACGCCACTGGGCCGGCAGTTCGACCGCATCCGGGACGTGGGTGAGTTCCGCCGGGACATCGAGTCACTGATCGACACGCCGATCAGTCCCGCCGAACCTGCTCGCTTCCTCCGCCTGCTGACCGGGAGTATCCTCGCCCGCGCGCAGTTGATCGACGAGGACATCGACGAGTCGGTCGCGCTCGGCGACGCCGCCGCCCGAACCGCGCTCCGGTCGGGCGTCGACTCGTACGTCACCCACCTCGCCGAGGAGACACGCGTCGTCAGTAGCGCACTGGACGACGCCGACAGCACCTTCGAGTTGGTCGTGGCGACGATGGACTATGACTACAGCCGACAGGCGAACGACCTCCGGCGACTGCGCTCGGGGCACGACCTGCCCGAGGAGGCGGAGGCGCGCATCCAGTCGATTCTCGATCTGCTCCAGTACTTCGCCACCGCCCGCGAGTACTTCAAGACGCTCTACTTCGGCCGGGAGTTCGCCGACCTCTCGAACGGCTTGCTCCTCGTCTCGTTGCCGACCATCGCGCTGGTCGCGTTCGTCCTCCTGCATCTGAACAGTTTCGGCGACCTCCACGCGGTGGCGACGCTGGTGACGACCGTCGCGCTGGCTCCCTTCGCGCTCCTCGCGGCGTACGTCGTCCGGGTCGGCACCATCGCCAGACGGACCCGCGCCTCGGGGCAGTTCGTCGTCGAAGAACGGTCGATGGCCGGGCGCACGCCGACCGACGACTGAGCTGTCGGCACGCGCAGAGAGACGAACCTGCCCGACTCCGACGCTCAGTCCGCGAGGAACGTCAGCCAGTGGCCGTCCGTCTCTCGTACTCGAACCCCGCCGTCGACCGACTCCCGCGCCACCACGCTGTCTCCGAGTGCCGACACCGCCGACTCGGGGTCGTCGGTTCGCAGGCCGAGGTCGACGTGGACACCGCCACGCGCGTCGGCGAGACCGAGTTGCGGTTCCCACAACTCCAGGTCGAACGGTCCCCGGAGTCGCACCCGCCTGCGATCCTCGCCCCGATCCACGACCTCGAACCCGAGTGCGGTGTAGCGTGACTCGGCGGCGGCCAGGTCGGCGACCTCCAGGACGATCTCGAAGATGCCGGTCAGCGGTGGAGTGTCGTCGGACGGTGTGTCGGTGACGTCCGCGTCGGCGGGTGCAACCGACGCCTCGTCGTCGCCGACGCCACCGATCCCGCCGATCTCGACGCAGTGGTCGTCCGGATCGTCCACGTACAGCGACCGGTAGCTGCCGAACTGGTGTTCTTCGGGCGCGAGATCGGCGAGACGCGCAAGCCAGTCGTCGTACGCCGACTCGGGCGTCGTGAAGGCGTAGTGGACGTGGAGACCGCCACGCGGAACGGCGGTCGGTCGCCGGAGTCGGAGGGTCGTCTCGCCGACGCGAACCCCGATCTCGGACGCGGACTCGTGGGTCGGGGAGAGTCCGAGTCGGTCGGCGTAGAACTCCCGTGCCCGGTTGAGGTGTTTGACTTCGAGCGCGAGGTGTGAGAGACCGGTGAGCATGGCGGCGGTTCGTGCCCGAGACCCAAAACTGTCGATGGAAACGAGACTACTTATGGACACTGCGTCCCACCCTCTCTGTATGCCGATGAAAGGCGGCGACGAGGCCGAACTGCGCGTGATCGACCGGTTCGAGGGGGGCGTCGGTTGGCTCGCGTACCCCGACGAGACGATGCAACGCGCCAGCCACGCACTCGCCGTCGACGGCGAGGTCTGGGTCGTCGATCCGGTCGACGCCCCCGGTGTCGACGACCTGCTGGCCGAGTACGGCGAGGTCGCGGGCGTCGTCGTCGGTCTCGACCGTCACCTCCGTGACTGCGCCGAGGTCGCGACCCGCCACGACGTGCCGGTGTACGTCCCGAACTGGATGTCGGGGGTCGCCGAGGACCTTGACGCGCCCGTCGAACGGTTCGGCCGGGAACTCGCCGACACCGGCTACCGGGCGATCCGGGTCCGCGACACCTCGATCCCGCCGTGGCAGGAGGTCGCCCTCTACAGCGAGGAGACCGGGACGCTCCTCGTCCCCGAGTCGGTCGGCACCTGCGACTACTTCCTGACGGGCGAGGAGCGACTGGGCGTCCACCCGATGTTGCGACTGTTCCCGCCGACGAAGGCCCTCGGCGGACTCGACCCCGACCGCATCCTCGTCGGGCACGGTGCGGGCGTCTTCGAGGACGCCGGCGACGCCCTGCGGGATGCGCTCCGGAACTCCCGGAAGCGAACACCTGCGCTGTACGGAAAGACGCTGAAGATGGCGCTGACGGGCTGACAGAGGTCGTGTCAACGCGGACGAACGGAGACTGTCTCGACAACCGTACCGTGGCGGTACGTTTTTGCTGACACGGTGAAAAGCAGTAAGATATGTTGACGGGTCTCGGCCGGCAGACAGTCGACGCACGTGGGGGTGTCCGGTGACGATCTCCTTCGAGCGGCTGGACGGCGGCCCCGGCGTGACGGTCGTCGACAGCGTCGAACGCCGGCAGTTCAGCGTCGAGACGCCGAGCGACGTCTCGCCGAGTTCCGTACCGACCGACGAGTTCTACTTTCCGGTCGACGAGGCGGTTCGCCTCGACACGGACCGACTCCGCGTGCCGACCGTCGTCGGGACGTACGTCCGCGGTGCCGACGGCGAGATGCTCGCCGAGATCGACTTCTGCTCGGAGATCGAACTGCCGGCCGGGCGGTACACGATAGAGCTCTGCCCGCCGATCAAGTGCTACCTGCGCGTCGAGGGAACGCTGTCGGTGACGGCCGGGGCCGACGGGATCGAGATCGAGACCGGCAGTGAGCGGATCGACTTCGGAGCGCGTTCCCGCCACGAACGGCCCGAGGCGACCGTCACCGTCACCGAGGACCCCCGCGACGTGATGGCCGCGCTCTCGACGTTCGGGTCGGCGCTGAAGACGACGAGCGTCGAGCGGTCGTACCCGACGCTCCGGGGCCACCCGCCGGCGATCGAAGTCGGCGAGGAACTGTCGATTCCGGAGACGCTCGACTCGCCCGACACGGGTGTCACCATCGAGGTGCCGCCGAACCTGCGGTACGTCTACCCGGTCGCCTCGCTGGCGTACTACCTCGGCGCGTCGGTCGAACCGGGACCGACGCCGCGACTCGTCACCGACCACGGATTCACACACGCGCTGTCGGGCACGTACGGGTTCGAGGAGACCGTCGCGCGGACGCTGAAACAGCTGTTTCTCCTGGACTGCTGTACCCGAACCGAGGGCTACTACACGGTCGACCTCCACGAGCGACGGGCGATCGCCGAGGCGGTCGATCTGGACTTCGCGGCGCTGTACGACGCGCCGCTGGCCGAGCAGATCGAGGCGTATCTGGACGTGCCGTACGGGGTCGTCGCCGAACAGGTGCCCGAGTGGAAGCTGACGACCCACGTCGCACCGACCCCGGACAACGCCGAACTGCTCCCCTTCCTCGTGACCGACCTCGCCGTGATCCGACTGCCCTCCGAGCGGTCGACCGCCGAGTCGACCGCGCAGTTGGAGGCGCTGTCGGCGTTCACGCGCGACGGCTTCACCCGGAGTGCGAGCGAGGAGTCGCTGGGGTCGCCGCCGCTGGTCCAGCCGGAACAGACCGACTCGATCGAGCAGTCGTGGGCCGGCGAGAACGCGCCCTTCGGCGCGAGCAAGTCGTCGATACAGGCGTTCCAGAACCGGCTGGACCGCGAGCCCTCCGGCGGTGACATCGACATCACGGTCGTCTGCAACGACGCGGCGATGGACGAGGAGGGCGACCTCGCAGAGCAGGTGTACGGATCGCGGGACAACCTCCCGTTCGACGTGCAGACCTACCGCAACCTCTCG includes the following:
- a CDS encoding AIM24 family protein translates to MDVDEFVETNAPKDDQDSFQLENGKLLDVNVDGTVLAKAGSMVAFDGDLSFAGKSNAEGGLTGYIKSKATSEGTPVMEVSGQGSVYLADQGKEIQLLSLDADESISVNGNDVLAFEEQVDYEIGTIGSLGGASAAGLTNVFLSGPGTVAITTHGEPLVLKPPVRTDPNATVAWSADCSPSIERNRSLSDLVGQSSDERYQMAFDEGGFVVVQPFEEIQQV
- a CDS encoding YybH family protein, producing the protein MSAEAMVRDYYEALRRGEPLAPYFAERPDVVKFGVGERLDGYDEIAEGLREQSRVTDDWTVESHDLRVTERDDWGWFSDEVRMSWTQRGTDYDFETRWSGTLERRSDEWLFVGMHVSAPVETGGDD
- a CDS encoding DUF5779 family protein, with protein sequence MSDFNLDLRNAEAHLDEEEGLSADVVLGVLDGTDDPEEWIDEVKSGNVLVLSVQGDLNKLAAGFARDIKDMGGELMHFRQFLVVSPPGIDIDTDRL
- a CDS encoding VOC family protein, which encodes MLTGLSHLALEVKHLNRAREFYADRLGLSPTHESASEIGVRVGETTLRLRRPTAVPRGGLHVHYAFTTPESAYDDWLARLADLAPEEHQFGSYRSLYVDDPDDHCVEIGGIGGVGDDEASVAPADADVTDTPSDDTPPLTGIFEIVLEVADLAAAESRYTALGFEVVDRGEDRRRVRLRGPFDLELWEPQLGLADARGGVHVDLGLRTDDPESAVSALGDSVVARESVDGGVRVRETDGHWLTFLAD